From the genome of Xyrauchen texanus isolate HMW12.3.18 chromosome 7, RBS_HiC_50CHRs, whole genome shotgun sequence:
GGGTTTCTGTGGTCAGGCAGCACGGAAAGCAGGCTCTGAATCTCATTCTTAACTCTTTATTGAATATGAAACATATGATAGGATTCGCCCCCGCCTGGGCGAACGTCAACCACACAGCCGCGGTCAGGTACACCTGAGGAACCGCGTTGCCCTTCACAAATACCCGAATGTAACACGACACAATATACGGGGCCCATAAGAGCAGAAACACTAGAGTGATCAAGTAGTACATCTTCCCTATCCGTTTCTCCATCTTGAACTCGTCCAGGACGAGCAGTCTGCGACTGACGTTGTGCGCCGCTTGCCTGATGCCCACTAATGTCGGCGGCGTGGGGCCGCGTCCGAAACCCGAGATCCAGTTGGCGGCCGCCTGGCCCGTCGCCCCCGGCCCGTGAAATGTCCAGTTCTGGCTGATCGCCGGAACCAGCTGAGCGGGTTTCATTTTACGGTGGTCGTAAACAAAGCACAGCATTTTGACATACACAACATGCGTCGTGCCCACGATCACAGCCAACATGAGCATGAAACCCAGCGTGTCGTTGGCTTTCACGTATCGGTGTTCGAATACGCACTGCTCTTCTTCGCGTATAAATGTATACGTCCCGACATCGAATACCGGAGGGAATGCCATTGCGACGGAGAGGGTCCATACCATGCATATGACCGCGACGCATGTCCATAGCGTCATGCGTTTAGAGTAGAACCGGTGGTGCGCGATGGCCATGTAGCGCGTTACGCTAACGCAGAAGAGCAGAAAGGCGATGTGGAAACAGAACAAGACGGCCATGAACGCGATGATCTTGCAGCTGATGATGCTGTAGCTCCACACGGAGCCGTTGCTGATGGAGATCATCACGAACGGGAAACACACTGCCGAGCGGATGATGTCAGCCACGCACAGGTCGAGGAGGAAATAGTACGGAGCCTTGTGAAGGGAGCTGTCTTTCAGCACCAGGAGAGAGAGCCCGATATTCCCGAGCAGGCTGACGCAGGTGATGAGACCCAACGTGGCCAGTTTGACCGAAGAGGCGGTGATGGAATAATTCTGGAGCGAGGGGTTGCTTTCCCCCGGATCGCTTGTGTTCGCCATCTGCGCAAGCACACTGTCGACAACCAAGCCTTGGCGCTGTATTCCGACATCAAGCAATCCTGGTCCCCCAATTTGGCACCACAATACAAATATGTGAACGTTACCAATCAGTAGGGAGTCTTTAATATTGCCATACACACAAGAGTTTAGAGATCCGAGACATGACGTGCACCATTCCTTGAACTGGCGATGGAATATAGTCCCCCTCCGACGATTCATTTAAGCAATCGAAATCAATCCGATGTAGCGCTATTTGAATAAATGACATCGTTTATACATACGCATTCGGTTCGTAAACGATCGGAGCAGGTACGATTCCGTTATGTCTTGTGCTCTCTTGTTTTGGAGGGGATGGGGAGAGTCAACATGGGAACCTCCGGTGACTGGAGCGATCGGTCCGTCTTAAAGGAGAGACATATGACGAGAGATGTTTCCCGGCAGCCTATGTGTGGCGAAACAGATAGGAAGTGGTACGAATCCCCGGGTCTAGAAATAAAAAGAGTGATTCCTCCTCGGGTATTCCTAACGCACGGATTTCCCTGTCTCACGAGGGCTCGCGAAGACGCAGTCGCTTCGATCCGGGAGCGCGCGCACACGCCATCATGCACGATTATTCTATCGAGAGTAGACGTCAGGCGTCACTTACTGGCCAGCTGTTCAAGCTGTTAAACATATCATGGACTCGGTATGAATTATGAATATGCAGaatgcgcgcgcgcgcgtgtcaCAAATGTGATTTCTGAGAAGCGctgggttttattggttcatAAATTATAGCTATTAATTTTTAAGGGTGTGTAACTGTTTAGGCATCAATTATTCCACTCTTTAAGCCGATagtgtaaaaatgtcaaaatattttcaagacaattagaaaatataaaaattagaatatataaaaataaataaataaataaataaaatatatttatatatatattaatatatatatatatatatatatatatatatatatatatatatatatatatatatatatatatatatatatatatatttttttatttattctttttttattttatttatttatttatttattttttaaatatcaaagagATCAAGCAGTCAGGACAAATCTACACTAAATTAAGCCAGTACCCTTACTTATTGAATTTTAAGGAAGTTTTTACAAGCAATTTAATTTCTTTTATTCAAATGAAGTTTCATTCAGCCAACATAACTCAGTTAGATTAGGT
Proteins encoded in this window:
- the LOC127646985 gene encoding probable G-protein coupled receptor 173, coding for MNRRRGTIFHRQFKEWCTSCLGSLNSCVYGNIKDSLLIGNVHIFVLWCQIGGPGLLDVGIQRQGLVVDSVLAQMANTSDPGESNPSLQNYSITASSVKLATLGLITCVSLLGNIGLSLLVLKDSSLHKAPYYFLLDLCVADIIRSAVCFPFVMISISNGSVWSYSIISCKIIAFMAVLFCFHIAFLLFCVSVTRYMAIAHHRFYSKRMTLWTCVAVICMVWTLSVAMAFPPVFDVGTYTFIREEEQCVFEHRYVKANDTLGFMLMLAVIVGTTHVVYVKMLCFVYDHRKMKPAQLVPAISQNWTFHGPGATGQAAANWISGFGRGPTPPTLVGIRQAAHNVSRRLLVLDEFKMEKRIGKMYYLITLVFLLLWAPYIVSCYIRVFVKGNAVPQVYLTAAVWLTFAQAGANPIICFIFNKELRMRFRACFPCCLTTETPMEPYCVI